GAGTAGTCCCGTTGCCTTCGATCTCGGCGTGGATCGTGGTTTCTCGGTTGAATTCCGCAACGTATGGTTTGCCTATCGGGATGAAGAATGGGTGCTGAAGGACGTGAGCTTTCGGGTCGAGCCGGGCGAGTCCGTGGCGGTCGTCGGCGCTACGGGAGCGGGGAAGACGACGCTCATCTCCCTGCTCAGCCGTTTTTACGACGTACAGCGGGGAGAAATCCTGGTGGGAGGAAAGAACATTCGCGAGCTCGATCTGCGCGCGCTGCGGCGGGCGATGGGAATCGTCCTGCAAGACGTGGTCGTATTCGCGGGCACGATTGAAGATAATATTCGCTACGGCTGTCCCGAGCAGGACGCGGACACGGTGCAGGAGGCGGCGAGGATCGTACACGCCGACCGGTTCATTCGCAACCTGCCGCAGGGCTACCGGGAACCGGTGATGGAACGGGGGGCTACGCTCTCGACCGGAGAACGGCAACTTTTGGCATTCGCGCGGGCGCTGCTTTGCCAGCCGCCGATTCTGATCTTGGACGAGGCGACCGCTTCGATTGATACCGAGACCGAGCGGCTGATTCAGGACGCCATTGCCCGGTTGCTGGAAGGCCGAACCTCGATTATTATCGCCCATCGGTTGTCCACGATCCAGCGCTGCAGCCGGATTCTGGTGTTCCATCACGGACGGCTGGTAGAGCAGGGGAAGCCATCCGAGCTGCTGGCCGCGAAAGGGGTCTACTACCGGCTTTATCAGCTTCAATTTGGGAGAGTTGCGGAGTCCGCAGGAGCCGACCTCGTCCCTTGACTTTCGGGGAATTTTCCTATAGATTGCGCTTGGCTGAAAAACTCATCAACATGTTGGGATTACAGGGTCAAAATGCCTGTTACTAAAGAGGATATCCGGCGAACGGCAGGGCTGGCCAGACTGCGGCTCTCCGAGGCCGAGCTGGATTCCATGACCGAGACGCTGGGCAAGGTCTTTGAGTACATTGACCAGCTTCACGAGGTGGATACGGAAGGGGTGAAGCCGCTCCACCACGTGCTCGACATGTCCAACGTGACCGAAGATGACGTTCCGCGGCCCTGCTTCTCTCGTGAAGAAGCGCTGGGCAATGCGCCCGATCGAACGGATGAATTTTTCCGGCTGCCGCGAGTCGTGAACTGAGTTGCGAGTTCTTGCCGTCATCCCGGCTCGGTATACCTCCCGGAGATTTCCCGGAAAACCGCTGGCACCCGTGGCGGGTCGGCCACTGGTTCAGCACGTCTGGGAACGCTGCCGGGAGTCGGAGGGAGTGGAGCGTATCGTCATTGCCACCGATGACGAACGAATTCGCAAGGCGTGCTTAGGATTCGGCGCGGAAACCGAGCTCACGAATCCCGATCACGCGTCGGGCACTGATCGCGTGGCCGAGATCAGCCGCCGCTATCCCGAATACGACGTGGTATTGAACGTGCAAGGGGACGAACCCGGCATCGCTCCCTCGACGATCACGGCTGTCGCTCGCGCGTTTCGAGTTTCCGAACGGCAAATCACCACTGCCGTCTCGCCCATTCGCGACGAGACGGACAAGGGCAATCCTAACGTGGTAAAAGTGGTGACGGCGCGGGATGGAGATGCGCTTTATTTCAGCCGAGCGGCGATTCCTTTCCGCCGAACCGATAGCTCTGGCCCTCCGCCGGTCTTCTATCGTCATCAAGGGATCTACGGCTTTCAACGCGATGTACTCCAACAAGTAACGACCCTGCCGGTTACCGATTTGGAGCGCGCGGAATCGCTCGAGCAATTGCGATGGCTTGAGAACGGATTCCGCATCCACTGCATCGTCGTATCCCAGTGCGCCGTCGGTGTGGATACACCGGCGGACGTGCCCATCGTGGAACATCTCCTGCAAGCAAAGGG
The sequence above is drawn from the bacterium genome and encodes:
- the gatC gene encoding Asp-tRNA(Asn)/Glu-tRNA(Gln) amidotransferase subunit GatC, producing the protein MPVTKEDIRRTAGLARLRLSEAELDSMTETLGKVFEYIDQLHEVDTEGVKPLHHVLDMSNVTEDDVPRPCFSREEALGNAPDRTDEFFRLPRVVN
- the kdsB gene encoding 3-deoxy-manno-octulosonate cytidylyltransferase, translated to MRVLAVIPARYTSRRFPGKPLAPVAGRPLVQHVWERCRESEGVERIVIATDDERIRKACLGFGAETELTNPDHASGTDRVAEISRRYPEYDVVLNVQGDEPGIAPSTITAVARAFRVSERQITTAVSPIRDETDKGNPNVVKVVTARDGDALYFSRAAIPFRRTDSSGPPPVFYRHQGIYGFQRDVLQQVTTLPVTDLERAESLEQLRWLENGFRIHCIVVSQCAVGVDTPADVPIVEHLLQAKGE